The following proteins are encoded in a genomic region of Bradyrhizobium sp. SK17:
- the rplL gene encoding 50S ribosomal protein L7/L12, with product MADLQKIVDDLSSLTVLEAAELAKLLEEKWGVSAAAAVAVAGPAAGGGAAAPAEEKTDFTVVLAAAGDKKIEVIKEVRAITGLGLKEAKDLVEGAPKPVKEGVNKDEADKIKAQLEKAGAKVELK from the coding sequence ATGGCTGACTTGCAGAAAATCGTCGACGACCTCTCGAGCCTCACCGTGCTCGAAGCCGCCGAACTCGCCAAGCTCCTCGAAGAAAAGTGGGGCGTCTCCGCCGCTGCCGCCGTTGCGGTGGCCGGCCCGGCTGCTGGCGGCGGTGCCGCTGCTCCGGCTGAAGAGAAGACCGACTTCACCGTCGTGCTGGCTGCCGCCGGCGACAAGAAGATCGAGGTCATCAAGGAAGTCCGCGCCATCACCGGCCTGGGCCTGAAGGAAGCCAAGGACCTCGTCGAAGGTGCTCCGAAGCCGGTCAAGGAAGGCGTCAACAAGGACGAAGCCGACAAGATCAAGGCTCAGCTTGAGAAGGCTGGCGCCAAGGTCGAGCTCAAGTAA